A stretch of Chloroflexota bacterium DNA encodes these proteins:
- a CDS encoding DUF503 domain-containing protein gives MPAVVGLCTLRLSIPGNDNLKGKRRVLQSVMARLRESFNVAVAETGENDKWQVATLGIAAVANDAAYVHGLLTRALESIERSRVDATVLDYSIEIL, from the coding sequence ATGCCTGCGGTCGTAGGGTTATGTACACTGCGTTTGTCCATTCCCGGCAACGACAACCTGAAGGGCAAGCGGCGCGTATTGCAGTCAGTTATGGCGCGCCTGCGCGAGTCGTTCAACGTGGCGGTGGCGGAGACGGGTGAGAACGACAAGTGGCAGGTGGCCACGTTGGGCATTGCGGCCGTGGCCAACGATGCGGCATACGTGCACGGTCTGTTGACGCGCGCACTGGAGTCAATTGAGCGCAGCCGCGTCGACGCGACCGTACTCGATTATTCCATCGAAATCCTGTAA
- a CDS encoding carboxymuconolactone decarboxylase family protein — MAWIKTIPVSEATGVLKRHYDAAIVRAGKVWNIVSSMSLKPELLRTSIQLYSTLMHGPSGLSRSQREMIAVVVSRTNGCYY, encoded by the coding sequence ATGGCGTGGATCAAAACGATTCCGGTGTCAGAAGCGACCGGTGTGCTGAAACGGCACTACGATGCGGCGATCGTCCGCGCCGGCAAGGTCTGGAACATCGTCTCCAGCATGAGTCTCAAGCCCGAGTTGCTGCGCACCTCGATTCAACTGTACTCCACGCTCATGCACGGGCCGTCGGGTCTTTCGCGTTCGCAACGCGAGATGATCGCCGTCGTCGTATCGCGCACCAACGGCTGTTACTACTGA
- a CDS encoding peroxidase, producing MQAIKTDFRTAPIDAATRAMLAYAEKATRNAHAMTPRDLDGLRAHGFSDEDILDIVHVMAYFNYINRVADSLGVDGEPGFEALERVSPRRAHALAEARTQSE from the coding sequence GTGCAGGCGATCAAGACCGACTTTCGTACCGCGCCAATCGACGCGGCGACCCGGGCGATGCTGGCGTATGCCGAGAAGGCGACGCGCAACGCGCACGCGATGACGCCGCGCGATCTGGACGGGCTGCGCGCTCACGGGTTCAGCGACGAGGACATCCTGGACATCGTGCACGTGATGGCGTACTTCAACTACATCAACCGGGTAGCCGACTCGCTGGGCGTCGACGGCGAGCCGGGGTTTGAAGCGCTCGAGAGAGTATCTCCCCGGCGGGCGCACGCGCTCGCGGAGGCGCGTACGCAGAGCGAATGA